A genomic region of Chitinimonas arctica contains the following coding sequences:
- a CDS encoding alpha/beta fold hydrolase yields MLLLHGFGGDGDNWVRFAPFFRKDFRVLVPDLPGFGQTGYLPCQSYSLAQQIARIKDFMDMLHLEQVHLVGNSMGGYFAAGIAAAYPERIASLLLMNAAGVDMPKQSPFYKAALAGENWLLMRQPADFDRVLRLVYHRKPWVPAFLRDYLLAQRMAVADDQDLIFHEVFTERVWLDDRLSAITAPTLILWGDDDRVLDISSIKLFQAGIADAQVAILPACGHVPMLEKPADSARVYRTFLDNLAVRPMPSRRTAKGSSEIRAEASSVVIG; encoded by the coding sequence ATGTTGCTCCTGCATGGTTTTGGCGGCGACGGCGATAACTGGGTGCGATTCGCGCCGTTTTTCCGTAAAGACTTTCGCGTTCTGGTACCGGATTTACCCGGATTTGGCCAAACCGGCTATTTGCCTTGCCAATCCTATTCTCTTGCGCAGCAAATCGCGCGAATCAAGGATTTCATGGACATGCTGCATCTGGAGCAGGTCCATCTGGTCGGCAATTCCATGGGCGGCTATTTTGCCGCCGGTATCGCGGCCGCGTATCCGGAAAGAATCGCTTCCTTGCTTTTGATGAATGCGGCCGGCGTGGACATGCCTAAGCAAAGTCCTTTCTACAAAGCCGCGCTGGCTGGAGAAAACTGGCTATTGATGCGGCAGCCGGCGGATTTCGACCGCGTCCTGCGACTGGTTTACCACCGTAAGCCCTGGGTTCCGGCGTTTCTACGCGATTATCTGTTGGCGCAACGCATGGCGGTTGCCGATGATCAGGATCTGATTTTTCACGAAGTATTTACCGAAAGAGTCTGGCTGGATGATCGTCTATCGGCCATTACCGCACCAACGCTGATTCTGTGGGGCGACGACGACAGAGTGTTGGATATTTCCTCGATCAAATTGTTCCAGGCTGGTATCGCCGATGCCCAGGTAGCCATCCTGCCTGCTTGCGGTCACGTGCCCATGTTGGAAAAACCCGCCGATAGCGCCCGTGTGTACCGCACTTTCCTGGATAACCTTGCTGTCCGCCCTATGCCTTCCCGCAGGACAGCAAAGGGTTCAAGCGAAATCCGTGCTGAAGCATCGTCCGTTGTTATTGGCTAA
- a CDS encoding sensor histidine kinase, translated as MNSPLPAMIPDKLPDTRNLGVLLRSIVSVNLLAFLFAISASDSFASGVQRFVENAALLEPSLLLVLAVLASLRNVLANLSYSQGVAASVVLAVFTSLLVRKGVADLYPANVFAYIRAGGSALCLSFGLFGYFRLRGRALSPLLAEARLQALQARIRPHFLFNSLNAVLSLIRSQPRKAEQALEDLADLFRVFMAENRDLVPLAREVSLAGQYLGIEGLRLGERLQMEWHTERMPADAMVPPLILQPLLENAVLHGIEPSITPGIISINIFCTRDELHIDIRNPYFREGGDHHAGNKMAMGNIRERLRLHFDAEANLKTMVGTDYYQVHLTLPYRPAKDARHDHNTPTLPRR; from the coding sequence GTGAATAGCCCCTTACCGGCCATGATTCCCGATAAACTGCCCGATACACGCAATCTTGGTGTGCTGTTGCGCAGTATTGTCAGCGTCAATCTATTGGCTTTTCTCTTTGCCATCAGCGCAAGCGATAGCTTTGCCAGTGGCGTCCAACGCTTCGTTGAAAACGCGGCCTTGCTTGAACCCAGCCTATTGCTGGTCCTGGCTGTATTAGCCAGCCTGCGTAATGTGCTGGCCAATCTCAGCTATAGCCAAGGCGTCGCCGCGAGTGTGGTATTGGCCGTCTTCACCAGTTTGCTGGTGCGCAAAGGTGTCGCGGATCTTTATCCGGCCAACGTATTCGCCTATATCCGTGCCGGCGGCAGTGCCTTATGCCTATCGTTTGGCTTGTTCGGTTACTTCCGCTTGCGCGGTAGAGCGCTGTCGCCCTTGTTGGCGGAAGCGCGACTACAAGCTTTGCAAGCACGCATCCGGCCGCATTTCCTGTTCAACAGCCTGAATGCGGTACTCAGCCTGATTCGAAGTCAGCCCAGAAAAGCCGAACAAGCCTTGGAAGATCTTGCCGACCTGTTCAGGGTCTTTATGGCGGAGAACCGCGATCTGGTCCCATTGGCACGTGAAGTTTCGCTCGCCGGTCAGTATCTCGGGATCGAAGGCTTGCGCCTGGGCGAGAGATTGCAGATGGAATGGCATACCGAGCGCATGCCCGCCGATGCCATGGTGCCGCCGTTAATTCTGCAGCCCTTGTTGGAAAACGCGGTTCTCCATGGTATCGAACCATCGATCACGCCCGGCATCATCAGCATCAACATCTTCTGTACCCGCGATGAGCTGCATATCGATATCCGCAACCCGTATTTCAGGGAAGGCGGCGATCACCACGCCGGCAACAAGATGGCGATGGGCAATATCCGTGAAAGACTACGACTACACTTCGATGCGGAAGCCAACCTAAAAACAATGGTGGGTACCGACTATTATCAAGTTCATCTGACCCTGCCTTACCGTCCAGCAAAAGACGCGAGACATGACCACAACACTCCGACTCTTCCTCGTCGATGA
- a CDS encoding Fic family protein, which translates to MILNELDEIKAKLDALRPLPQAALRNLHDELVLRWTYNSNAIEGNTLTLMETKVVLEGITVGGKLLREHFEAINHRDAILYVEDVVRREEALSEWQIRNLHRLVLKQIDDENAGSYRKLNVTIAGAQHIPPDLVKVPEQMAALMHWYDNDAASLHPVIRAAHLHVDFVKIHPFIDGNGRTARLLLNLELMKSGFPAIVLPVERRLSYYQALDKAHVEGDLDDFVALVATCVRESFAAYWHVMGIR; encoded by the coding sequence ATGATTCTCAACGAATTGGATGAGATAAAGGCCAAGCTGGATGCACTTAGGCCTCTGCCACAAGCCGCACTACGGAACCTGCACGACGAATTGGTATTGCGGTGGACCTACAACTCGAATGCCATTGAGGGCAACACACTTACCTTGATGGAAACAAAGGTGGTGTTGGAAGGCATTACCGTAGGCGGCAAGTTGCTGCGCGAGCATTTTGAGGCCATCAACCATCGCGATGCCATCCTATATGTCGAGGATGTGGTTCGGCGCGAGGAAGCGCTCAGCGAATGGCAGATTCGTAATCTGCACCGGCTGGTATTGAAACAAATCGATGACGAGAACGCCGGTAGCTATCGCAAACTGAACGTCACGATCGCCGGTGCCCAGCATATCCCTCCCGATCTGGTGAAGGTTCCGGAGCAAATGGCAGCCTTAATGCATTGGTATGACAACGATGCGGCCAGCCTTCATCCAGTCATTCGCGCTGCGCATTTGCATGTGGATTTCGTGAAAATCCACCCGTTTATCGATGGCAACGGGCGGACGGCTCGTCTATTGCTGAATCTGGAACTGATGAAGTCCGGATTCCCGGCCATTGTATTACCAGTAGAGCGACGCTTGTCCTATTACCAAGCATTGGACAAGGCCCATGTCGAAGGCGATTTGGACGATTTTGTAGCGCTCGTTGCTACCTGCGTTCGAGAGAGTTTTGCTGCTTATTGGCATGTGATGGGTATTCGGTAG
- a CDS encoding YifB family Mg chelatase-like AAA ATPase, protein MSLAVLFSRALKGVDAPEVMVEAHLANGLPSFTIVGLPDVGVKEARDRVRAAIQTAHYEFPQRRITVNLAPADLPKESGRFDLAIALGILAANRQIPAHHLADYEFVGELALTGAIRPIRGALAMSLAAGKAGRRFILPRENAEEAALIDRSQVYGADSLLAVCAHLTGHTPLTREPKPTLQYLADYPDLADVKGQLQAKRALEIAAAGAHSLLMVGPPGTGKSMLASRLPGLLPPMDEAVALETAALQSISSAGFQPRHFGQRPFRAPHHTASAVSLVGGGSNPRPGEISLAHQGVLFLDELPEFDRKVLEVLREPLENRRIVISRAAHQAEFPAAFQLVAAMNPCPCGYHGHPNGRCRCSPEKVARYIAKLSGPFMDRIDLLIEVPAVSETDLSNIQSGDESARVRQRVMVARERQLARQGMENARLGSRELDSVAELDEAGRQLLSTAMRRLDLSARAYHRILRVARTIADLAGDDCIQAGQVAEAVQYRRAL, encoded by the coding sequence ATGTCGCTGGCCGTGCTATTCAGCCGAGCATTGAAGGGTGTGGACGCGCCGGAAGTCATGGTCGAAGCCCATCTGGCCAATGGATTGCCAAGCTTTACCATCGTCGGCTTGCCGGATGTGGGGGTGAAGGAGGCACGCGACCGGGTCCGCGCCGCCATCCAGACCGCTCATTACGAATTTCCACAGCGTCGTATCACGGTGAACCTGGCCCCGGCCGATCTCCCCAAGGAGAGCGGCCGATTCGACCTGGCCATCGCATTGGGCATCCTGGCCGCCAACAGGCAGATCCCCGCCCACCATCTGGCCGACTACGAATTTGTCGGGGAGTTGGCGCTGACCGGAGCAATACGGCCTATCCGGGGGGCGCTGGCCATGTCGCTCGCCGCGGGAAAAGCCGGCCGCCGCTTTATCCTGCCGAGGGAAAATGCCGAAGAAGCGGCCTTGATCGACCGCAGCCAGGTCTATGGCGCGGACAGCCTGTTGGCGGTGTGCGCCCATTTGACCGGCCATACCCCACTCACGCGCGAGCCCAAGCCCACGCTGCAATACTTGGCCGACTATCCCGATCTAGCCGACGTCAAGGGTCAGCTGCAGGCCAAGCGCGCATTGGAAATCGCGGCAGCCGGCGCCCATTCCCTCCTGATGGTGGGACCGCCCGGCACCGGAAAATCCATGCTCGCGTCGCGCCTGCCCGGCTTATTGCCGCCGATGGACGAGGCGGTGGCGTTGGAGACCGCTGCCCTGCAATCGATCTCCTCGGCCGGGTTCCAGCCAAGACACTTCGGCCAGCGGCCTTTTCGCGCACCGCATCACACCGCCTCCGCGGTCTCTTTGGTGGGCGGGGGTTCAAACCCCAGGCCGGGAGAGATCAGTCTGGCGCACCAAGGGGTGTTGTTTCTCGACGAATTGCCCGAATTCGACCGCAAGGTCCTGGAAGTCTTGCGCGAACCACTGGAAAACCGCCGCATCGTCATTTCCCGCGCGGCCCACCAGGCTGAATTTCCAGCCGCTTTTCAGTTGGTTGCCGCCATGAATCCCTGCCCCTGCGGCTACCATGGGCACCCGAATGGCCGTTGCCGCTGCTCGCCGGAAAAAGTGGCGCGCTATATCGCCAAGCTTTCCGGCCCCTTTATGGATCGCATCGATCTATTGATCGAGGTGCCGGCAGTGAGCGAGACCGACTTGAGCAATATTCAATCGGGGGATGAAAGCGCACGGGTACGTCAGCGGGTCATGGTTGCCCGGGAACGGCAGCTGGCACGCCAGGGAATGGAGAACGCGCGGCTTGGCAGCCGCGAACTGGACAGCGTGGCCGAGTTGGACGAAGCGGGGCGGCAGTTGCTGAGCACCGCCATGCGGCGCCTGGATCTATCGGCGCGGGCCTACCACCGTATCTTGCGGGTGGCTCGCACCATTGCCGACCTGGCGGGTGATGATTGCATTCAAGCCGGCCAAGTGGCCGAGGCCGTGCAATACCGGCGAGCACTCTAA
- a CDS encoding outer membrane beta-barrel protein — protein sequence MNKLMIRPLFLGTLLAAAVGVQAEGSVPHPSLRFMMTAGITGGGDKIDEIQFKNGGSTNVTGGGRASIGAGVQWQPEDTPVIVQATVNYHFSGVFADNGSANFSRIPVELMAFYKLNDQWRVGGGVRYVFAPSYSYDVDGDYNYDVDFKNTVGGVVEVGYAFTPNVVVGLRYVKEEYELKNFKSSKKFDGSHVGLTGSYIF from the coding sequence ATGAACAAGCTCATGATTCGCCCACTTTTTTTGGGTACCTTGCTGGCGGCTGCCGTCGGCGTGCAGGCTGAAGGTTCCGTGCCGCATCCGTCCTTGCGCTTTATGATGACCGCCGGCATTACCGGCGGCGGCGACAAGATCGACGAAATCCAATTCAAGAACGGCGGCAGCACCAATGTGACCGGCGGCGGCCGTGCAAGCATCGGTGCCGGTGTGCAGTGGCAGCCGGAAGATACGCCGGTTATCGTGCAGGCGACCGTCAACTATCACTTCAGCGGTGTGTTCGCCGACAACGGTAGCGCCAATTTCAGCCGTATCCCGGTGGAATTGATGGCTTTCTACAAGCTGAACGATCAGTGGCGCGTCGGCGGCGGTGTCCGCTATGTGTTCGCGCCCAGCTATTCCTACGACGTGGATGGTGATTACAATTACGACGTGGATTTCAAGAACACCGTCGGCGGCGTGGTGGAAGTTGGCTACGCTTTCACGCCAAACGTGGTCGTCGGCCTTCGCTACGTCAAGGAAGAGTACGAGTTGAAGAACTTCAAGTCCTCGAAAAAGTTTGACGGCTCGCATGTCGGCCTCACTGGCAGCTACATCTTCTGA
- a CDS encoding LytR/AlgR family response regulator transcription factor codes for MTTTLRLFLVDDEPPALNRLQDILADCRAQYPHEVVGTAQTGQEAIEKLSQQPADLVLTDINMPGMNGLELARHLGRLHHRPAVVFCTAFDEFAVQAFEVHALDYLLKPIRQERLESALARARELPHASSDALASISTTARRYFSVAERGRVRLVPVEAALFLKAELKYVTLRTREGEFLLEESLTQLETEFGERFLRIHRNCLIAVSKLQGFERGHDEGDGHWMAMIEGCTEKLPVSRRQVHVVRDFRRGEVG; via the coding sequence ATGACCACAACACTCCGACTCTTCCTCGTCGATGACGAACCGCCGGCCCTGAACAGGCTGCAGGACATCCTGGCCGATTGCCGTGCGCAATATCCGCACGAGGTGGTGGGTACTGCACAAACCGGCCAGGAAGCCATTGAGAAATTGAGTCAGCAACCAGCCGACCTGGTACTGACCGATATCAACATGCCTGGCATGAATGGGCTTGAGCTGGCTCGCCACCTGGGTCGTCTACACCACCGGCCGGCCGTGGTGTTTTGCACCGCCTTCGATGAATTCGCCGTCCAGGCATTTGAAGTCCATGCCCTCGATTACCTGCTTAAACCCATTCGGCAGGAACGCCTGGAATCGGCCTTGGCGCGGGCCCGTGAGTTACCGCATGCCTCATCGGACGCGCTTGCCTCGATTTCAACGACGGCGCGACGCTATTTCAGCGTGGCCGAACGCGGCCGGGTACGGCTGGTACCGGTTGAAGCCGCGCTTTTCCTGAAGGCTGAACTGAAATACGTGACCTTGCGTACCCGTGAAGGCGAATTTTTGCTGGAGGAATCGCTTACCCAGTTGGAAACCGAGTTTGGCGAACGCTTCCTGCGTATTCACCGTAATTGCCTGATTGCGGTCAGCAAGTTACAGGGATTCGAGCGAGGTCATGACGAAGGGGATGGGCACTGGATGGCCATGATCGAAGGCTGTACCGAAAAACTGCCGGTCAGCCGCCGACAGGTTCATGTGGTACGCGATTTTCGGCGAGGTGAAGTTGGCTGA